The Manis javanica isolate MJ-LG chromosome 4, MJ_LKY, whole genome shotgun sequence genome contains a region encoding:
- the PLK3 gene encoding serine/threonine-protein kinase PLK3 isoform X1, translating into MEPAAGFQSPRPFPRAAAPPASHAGPGPPENAMPGAELEMLAGPPATDPGRLITDPRSGRTYFKGRLLGKGGFARCYEATDMETGNAYAVKVISQSRITKPNQREKILNEIELHRGLQHRHVVHFSHHFEDADNIYIFLELCSRKSLAHIWKARHTLLEPEVRYYLRQILSGLKYLHQRGILHRDLKLGETPGPAGYRVGEAERMESNTPLCPHPGNFFITENMELKIGDFGLATRLEPPEHRKKTICGTPNYVAPEVLQRQGHGPEADVWSLGCVMYTLLCGSPPFETVDLKETYRCIKQVHYTLPASLSLPARQLLAAILRASPQDRPSIDQILRHDFVTKGHTPDRLPVSSCVTVPDLVPLNPARILFVKVTKSLFGRKKKIKNRSEERSEVSCLVNGLTRMSIGCQAARPESQAPAASGPAPLSLVETAPEDSSPGGTVASSGDGFEEGLTVATVVESALCALRNCLAFMPPAEQNPAPLAQPEPLVWVSKWVDYSNKFGFGYQLSSRRVAVLFNNGTHMALSANRKTVHYNPTSTKHFSYLVGAVPQALQPQLGVLQYFASYMEQRLMKGGDLPSVEEVEVPVPPLLLQWVKTDQALLMLFSDGTVQVNFYGDHTKLILSGWEPLLVTFVARNRSACTYLASHLRQLGCSPDLRQRLRYALRLLRDRCPT; encoded by the exons ATGGAGCCCGCCGCGGGCTTCCAGTCTCCGCGCCCCTTCCCGCGTGCTGCCGCCCCGCCCGCGTCCCACGCCGGGCCCGGGCCGCCTGAGAACGCCATGCCGGGAGCTGAGCTGGAGATGCTGGCCGGGCCGCCGGCGACGGATCCAGGGCGCCTCATCACCGACCCGCGCAGCGGCCGCACCTACTTCAAAGGCCGCCTCTTGGGCAAG GGGGGCTTCGCCCGCTGCTACGAGGCCACTGACATGGAGACTGGCAACGCCTACGCGGTCAAAGTCATCTCCCAGAGCCGCATCACCAAGCCTAATCAGCGCGAGAAG ATCCTAAACGAGATCGAGCTGCACCGCGGTCTGCAGCACCGTCATGTCGTGCATTTCTCGCACCACTTTGAGGATGCTGACAACATATACATTTTCCTGGAGCTCTGCAGCCGAAAA TCCCTGGCCCACATCTGGAAGGCTCGGCACACTCTTTTGGAGCCAGAAGTGCGATATTACTTGCGGCAGATCCTTTCCGGACTCAAGTACTTGCACCAGCGGGGCATTTTACACCGAGACCTCAAGCTGGGTGAGACTCCTGGGCCAGCAGGATACAGGgttggggaggcagagagaatgGAGTCTAACACACCTCTCTGCCCCCATCCAgggaatttttttattacagagaACATGGAACTGAAGATAGGTGATTTTGGGCTGGCAACCCGGTTGGAGCCTCCAGAACACAGGAAGAA AACCATCTGTGGCACCCCCAACTATGTGGCTCCAGAAGTGCTGCAGAGACAGGGCCATGGCCCTGAGGCTGATGTGTGGTCCCTGGGCTGTGTCAT GTACACACTGCTGTGTGGGAGCCCCCCCTTTGAGACAGTTGACCTAAAGGAGACGTACCGCTGCATCAAACAGGTTCACTATACATTGCCTGCCAGCCTCTCACTGCCTGCCCGGCAGCTTCTGGCTGCCATCCTTCGAGCCTCGCCCCAAGACCGGCCCTCAATTGACCAGATCCTGCGCCATGACTTCGTCACCAAG GGCCACACCCCTGACCGGCTCCCTGTCAGCAGCTGCGTGACAGTCCCAGACCTGGTACCCCTTAACCCAGCTAGGATTCTCTTTGTCAAAGTTACCAAGAGCCTCTTTGGCAGGAAGAAGAAGA TTAAGAATCGTTCTGAGGAGCGGAGCGAGGTCTCCTGTTTGGTGAACGGCCTCACTCGGATGTCGATTGGCTGTCAGGCCGCGAGGCCTGAG TCCCAGGCTCCAGCAGCTTCTGGTCCTGCCCCCCTCAGCCTGGTGGAAACAGCACCTGAAGACAGCTCACCTGGTGGGACAGTGGCTAGTAGTGGAGATG GATTTGAAGAAGGTCTTACTGTGGCCACAGTGGTGGAGTCAGCCCTCTGTGCTTTGAGAAATTGCCTGGCTTTCATGCCCCCTG CGGAACAGAACCCGGCTCCCCTGGCACAGCCAGAGCCCCTGGTATGGGTCAGCAAGTGGGTTGATTACTCCAACAAGTTTGGCTTTGGGTATCAACTGTCCAGCCGCCGTGTGGCTGTACTCTTCAACAATGGCACACACATGGCCCTGTCGGCCAACAGAAA GACTGTGCACTATAACCCCACCAGCACTAAACACTTCTCCTACTTGGTGGGCGCTGTGCCTCAGGCCCTGCAGCCTCAGCTGGGTGTCCTGCAATACTTTGCCTCCTACATGGAACAACGTCTCATGAAG GGTGGTGATCTGCCCAGTGTGGAAGAGGTAGAAGTGCCTGTCCCCCCACTCCTGCTGCAGTGGGTCAAGACTGATCAAGCCCTACTCATGCTGTTTAGTGATGGCACTGTCCAG
- the PLK3 gene encoding serine/threonine-protein kinase PLK3 isoform X2 → MEPAAGFQSPRPFPRAAAPPASHAGPGPPENAMPGAELEMLAGPPATDPGRLITDPRSGRTYFKGRLLGKGGFARCYEATDMETGNAYAVKVISQSRITKPNQREKILNEIELHRGLQHRHVVHFSHHFEDADNIYIFLELCSRKSLAHIWKARHTLLEPEVRYYLRQILSGLKYLHQRGILHRDLKLGNFFITENMELKIGDFGLATRLEPPEHRKKTICGTPNYVAPEVLQRQGHGPEADVWSLGCVMYTLLCGSPPFETVDLKETYRCIKQVHYTLPASLSLPARQLLAAILRASPQDRPSIDQILRHDFVTKGHTPDRLPVSSCVTVPDLVPLNPARILFVKVTKSLFGRKKKIKNRSEERSEVSCLVNGLTRMSIGCQAARPESQAPAASGPAPLSLVETAPEDSSPGGTVASSGDGFEEGLTVATVVESALCALRNCLAFMPPAEQNPAPLAQPEPLVWVSKWVDYSNKFGFGYQLSSRRVAVLFNNGTHMALSANRKTVHYNPTSTKHFSYLVGAVPQALQPQLGVLQYFASYMEQRLMKGGDLPSVEEVEVPVPPLLLQWVKTDQALLMLFSDGTVQVNFYGDHTKLILSGWEPLLVTFVARNRSACTYLASHLRQLGCSPDLRQRLRYALRLLRDRCPT, encoded by the exons ATGGAGCCCGCCGCGGGCTTCCAGTCTCCGCGCCCCTTCCCGCGTGCTGCCGCCCCGCCCGCGTCCCACGCCGGGCCCGGGCCGCCTGAGAACGCCATGCCGGGAGCTGAGCTGGAGATGCTGGCCGGGCCGCCGGCGACGGATCCAGGGCGCCTCATCACCGACCCGCGCAGCGGCCGCACCTACTTCAAAGGCCGCCTCTTGGGCAAG GGGGGCTTCGCCCGCTGCTACGAGGCCACTGACATGGAGACTGGCAACGCCTACGCGGTCAAAGTCATCTCCCAGAGCCGCATCACCAAGCCTAATCAGCGCGAGAAG ATCCTAAACGAGATCGAGCTGCACCGCGGTCTGCAGCACCGTCATGTCGTGCATTTCTCGCACCACTTTGAGGATGCTGACAACATATACATTTTCCTGGAGCTCTGCAGCCGAAAA TCCCTGGCCCACATCTGGAAGGCTCGGCACACTCTTTTGGAGCCAGAAGTGCGATATTACTTGCGGCAGATCCTTTCCGGACTCAAGTACTTGCACCAGCGGGGCATTTTACACCGAGACCTCAAGCTGG ggaatttttttattacagagaACATGGAACTGAAGATAGGTGATTTTGGGCTGGCAACCCGGTTGGAGCCTCCAGAACACAGGAAGAA AACCATCTGTGGCACCCCCAACTATGTGGCTCCAGAAGTGCTGCAGAGACAGGGCCATGGCCCTGAGGCTGATGTGTGGTCCCTGGGCTGTGTCAT GTACACACTGCTGTGTGGGAGCCCCCCCTTTGAGACAGTTGACCTAAAGGAGACGTACCGCTGCATCAAACAGGTTCACTATACATTGCCTGCCAGCCTCTCACTGCCTGCCCGGCAGCTTCTGGCTGCCATCCTTCGAGCCTCGCCCCAAGACCGGCCCTCAATTGACCAGATCCTGCGCCATGACTTCGTCACCAAG GGCCACACCCCTGACCGGCTCCCTGTCAGCAGCTGCGTGACAGTCCCAGACCTGGTACCCCTTAACCCAGCTAGGATTCTCTTTGTCAAAGTTACCAAGAGCCTCTTTGGCAGGAAGAAGAAGA TTAAGAATCGTTCTGAGGAGCGGAGCGAGGTCTCCTGTTTGGTGAACGGCCTCACTCGGATGTCGATTGGCTGTCAGGCCGCGAGGCCTGAG TCCCAGGCTCCAGCAGCTTCTGGTCCTGCCCCCCTCAGCCTGGTGGAAACAGCACCTGAAGACAGCTCACCTGGTGGGACAGTGGCTAGTAGTGGAGATG GATTTGAAGAAGGTCTTACTGTGGCCACAGTGGTGGAGTCAGCCCTCTGTGCTTTGAGAAATTGCCTGGCTTTCATGCCCCCTG CGGAACAGAACCCGGCTCCCCTGGCACAGCCAGAGCCCCTGGTATGGGTCAGCAAGTGGGTTGATTACTCCAACAAGTTTGGCTTTGGGTATCAACTGTCCAGCCGCCGTGTGGCTGTACTCTTCAACAATGGCACACACATGGCCCTGTCGGCCAACAGAAA GACTGTGCACTATAACCCCACCAGCACTAAACACTTCTCCTACTTGGTGGGCGCTGTGCCTCAGGCCCTGCAGCCTCAGCTGGGTGTCCTGCAATACTTTGCCTCCTACATGGAACAACGTCTCATGAAG GGTGGTGATCTGCCCAGTGTGGAAGAGGTAGAAGTGCCTGTCCCCCCACTCCTGCTGCAGTGGGTCAAGACTGATCAAGCCCTACTCATGCTGTTTAGTGATGGCACTGTCCAG